One Plasmodium vivax chromosome 13, whole genome shotgun sequence genomic region harbors:
- a CDS encoding hypothetical protein, conserved (encoded by transcript PVX_084565A) — protein sequence MSLTLFTNDKRRKYLGSNRPEGRVGHSLHHYYELTATEDVSGSSGRDDDEETDQMNEAHQMSEAHQMSEAHQMNEEHQMSEAHQMNEAHRMDDAYSYAIKSGFISTREECKCGRAETSGRNGGVDAKGELREGEESAKGGNPEEAYTEEKLFTQRPNSGNHYISNDDHLGSMPYGGKKGYHNRFIHGRHKVVLFGGGLPEEEFVKNYANGCVQAKGDEEDGGYSKYSVMTVENSLQKTFNDLYICEEENDDFETWVNVKTHNVPEARAFHASCIVNLGLSGVFLFIHGGKVKNDALADDRLCALNLSKVSYRAGGSRGGSGEAEGRDRSDNSDPSDNSDSPMGEENNEHNQPECNDHPDESEGEHLPEGNPMRENQHGLANNAVMKEDRNGGDEQGDPPNEGPQNGVAKKEAELEEKEEEETFGEPLTGRSKNCEDPVGEAKWKNSTHHPGEKGNPDVDDGPPYLKEETCSDAKPDAARLASKLTAPPQERNALANQKKRKWSCSSSHLCSASSGSGSSESASSGLASPSSSSSSSNSLPPCDSGFFRPSYYRTGDNQFDEEDEDVLVNSRVPVKSLLLRRNNSSCGSASSPSEEDSDVEAGHNGDSSLKRVRRTWVHIQTVGRKPNSRYGHTLDFLYPHLVLFGGNEHVYDDEENFFCKNDLWVLNIKKGKTKWAKLGRKKILYFHWQEVEYQSVDPLGRYFHATTVWYDVENKTNNLILYGGKMRKKTSVSSRLLALQNSGNKWRWSILPVYVDPLNENRACHAMVSIQNHIFIIGGEDYTYKFIEKMPSALYSFESKKFQYINDFSAKACLKCFAKNETIYSWGGFTDVPCNQIFFPNNFVTIDVNPHVMYIQMKEDLADEYDENNNLVLKEEPDSDDNIYNRMNKRISKVHNRKMELEKDLLYQIKLNDNLNFRIKSQMVQYQRLVQLLNVKQTQNAHLINAFKRQSLPLDGVGGVSGVGGVGGVSGVGGVSGVGGVSGVGGVGGVSGVSGVGGISGVGGISGVGSSIGGCVGGSIGGSIGGSISGSVSGSVAGCHALPYDVHSGIHHIASHDLPHGSYHSLHDVPLYDASPSIAMNSCNMNSVNLSSINLRSCNPHSCAPHSCNNYAHYNREDLFKMSMSEQDNFTHPMAADMMNTNVSGLHSEYECSVVPHNVEARQTGSELPVADADAYKNMLSSENVRSIPYTDCTNEKGNKNVEEQLPFEGGVAPDQAGAPINQVSAAGENPPCGGYYPNEGHHPSEGYNPPCEPGRSAPGSAPFHTFNGMSELCATNGGQLPWDGHTSGYSNGAGHPYSRKDHPPDMPMKNSTPFANDYCTGMPLDVPTNNLQASSNNDGIGNPPSTQRGVIGNEKEGSTATGAKDESVQAQAEGNCTNREASNQRVRRKTAAKCLELIEQDRLSRMMSEK from the coding sequence ATGTCACTAACGCTTTTTACTAATGACAAGAGGAGAAAATATTTAGGCAGCAACAGACCAGAAGGTCGCGTAGGACATTCCCTACATCATTACTATGAGTTAACTGCAACGGAGGATGTGAGTGGTTCGTCGGGAAGGGACGACGATGAAGAGACGGACCAGATGAACGAAGCACACCAGATGAGTGAAGCACACCAGATGAGTGAAGCACACCAGATGAACGAAGAACACCAGATGAGTGAAGCACACCAGATGAACGAAGCACATCGGATGGACGATGCCTACTCGTACGCGATAAAGTCTGGGTTTATTTCAACTCGGGAGGAATGCAAATGTGGACGGGCCGAAACAAGCGGTAGAAATGGTGGAGTTGATGCTAAAGGAGAACTGCGGGAGGGAGAAGAATCCGCTAAAGGTGGTAACCCGGAGGAGGCATACACAGAAGAGAAGTTATTCACCCAACGCCCTAACAGTGGGAACCATTACATAAGCAATGACGACCATCTGGGTAGCATGCCCtatggggggaagaagggtTACCATAATAGGTTCATCCATGGGAGGCATAAAGTGGTGCTCTTCGGGGGAGGGCTACCAGAAGAggagtttgtaaaaaattacgcaaaCGGATGTGTACAAGCCAAGGGTGATGAAGAAGATGGTGGCTACAGCAAGTACAGCGTGATGACAGTGGAGAATTCTCTACAAAAAACATTTAATGATCTATACatttgtgaagaagaaaatgacgATTTTGAAACCTGGGTAAATGTGAAGACGCATAATGTGCCTGAAGCGAGGGCATTCCACGCGTCGTGTATTGTGAACTTGGGGTTAAGtggcgtttttttgtttatccaCGGGGGGAAGGTGAAGAATGACGCGCTCGCGGATGACCGGCTGTGTGCCTTGAACTTGAGCAAAGTTTCGTATCGCGCAGGGGGAAGCAGGGGCGGCAGCGGAGAAGCGGAGGGAAGGGACCGAAGTGACAACAGCGATCCCAGCGACAACAGTGACAGCCCCATGGGAGAGGAAAACAACGAGCACAACCAGCCCGAGTGTAATGATCACCCGGATGAATCCGAGGGAGAGCATCTTCCAGAAGGCAACCCTATGAGGGAGAACCAACATGGCCTCGCTAACAATGCGGTTATGAAAGAGGATCGGAATGGAGGGGACGAGCAGGGCGACCCCCCAAATGAGGGCCCCCAAAATGGtgtagcaaaaaaggaagcagagttggaggaaaaagaagaagaagaaacgtTTGGCGAGCCCCTAActgggagaagcaaaaattgtgaagacccagtgggggaagccaaatggaagaacaGCACTCATCATCCTGGTGAGAAAGGCAACCCCGACGTGGATGATGGCCCTCCTTACCTGAAGGAGGAAACGTGTAGTGATGCAAAGCCAGATGCGGCAAGGTTAGCGTCAAAGTTAACGGCTCCCCCCCAAGAAAGAAACGCTTTAGCCAATCagaagaagcggaagtggTCGTGTTCGTCATCCCACTTGTGCTCCGCCTCGAGCGGGTCAGGGTCCAGCGAGTCTGCCTCTAGCGGGTtggcctccccctcctcatcatcctcTTCTTCCAACTCGTTGCCCCCGTGCGACTCGGGTTTTTTCCGGCCCAGCTACTACCGCACAGGAGATAACCAATTTgacgaagaagatgaagatgtTCTTGTGAATTCGCGAGTGCCAGTAAAAAGTTTGCTGCTCAGGCGAAACAACTCCTCGTGTGGTAgtgcctcttccccctcggaGGAAGACTCAGATGTGGAAGCAGGGCACAATGGGGATTCCTCCCTCAAAAGGGTGAGGAGGACATGGGTCCACATACAAACAGTGGGTAGGAAGCCAAACAGCAGGTACGGACATACCCTGGATTTCCTCTATCCCCATCTGGTCCTATTCGGAGGAAACGAACATGTGTacgatgatgaggagaactttttttgtaaaaatgacCTCTGGGTgttgaacataaaaaaggggaaaacaaaatgggcaaaattggggaggaaaaaaattctatacTTTCATTGGCAAGAGGTGGAGTACCAATCTGTAGACCCCCTGGGGAGATACTTTCACGCCACCACCGTATGGTATGACgtagaaaataaaacgaacaacttaattttgtatgggggcaaaatgagaaagaagACGAGTGTGAGCAGCAGATTGCTAGCTTTGCAGAATTCTGGGAATAAATGGAGGTGGTCCATTTTGCCTGTTTATGTAGACCCCCTAAATGAAAACAGAGCATGTCACGCGATGGTCTCCATCCAaaatcacatttttataatcggGGGGGAGGATTACACTTATAAGTTTATAGAGAAAATGCCATCCGCCTTATACTCATTTGAGTCAAAAAAATTTCAGTACATTAACGACTTCAGTGCGAAGGCctgtttaaaatgttttgcaaaaaatgagacGATTTACTCCTGGGGAGGATTTACAGACGTACCATGCAAtcagatttttttccccaacaATTTTGTTACCATTGATGTGAACCCCCATGTGATGTACATACAGATGAAGGAAGACCTTGCGGATGAATACGATGAAAACAATAACCTCGTTTTGAAGGAAGAGCCAGATTCAGATGATAACATTTACAATCGCATGAATAAAAGGATCTCGAAGGTGCATAATAGGAAGATGGAGCTCGAGAAGGATCTCCTCTACCAGATAAAGCTGAATGACAATTTGAACTTTCGCATAAAATCGCAGATGGTGCAGTACCAGAGGCTCGTGCAGCTGCTCAATGTGAAGCAGACGCAGAACGCCCATCTGATCAACGCCTTCAAGCGCCAGAGCCTCCCCCTCGacggtgttggcggtgttagcggcgttggcggtgttggcggtgttagcggtgttggcggtgttagcggcgttggcggtgttagcggcgttggcggtgttggcggtgttagcggtgttagcggcgttggaGGTATTAGCGGCGTTGGAGGTATTAGCGGCGTTGGTAGTAGCATCGGCGGCTGTGTTGGCGGTAGCATTGGCGGTAGCATTGGCGGAAGCATCAGCGGAAGCGTTAGCGGCAGCGTCGCCGGGTGCCACGCCCTGCCGTATGACGTACATTCGGGAATACACCACATCGCCTCACACGACCTGCCGCACGGCTCGTACCACAGCCTGCACGATGTGCCCCTGTACGACGCGAGCCCCAGCATTGCCATGAACAGCTGCAATATGAACAGCGTCAACCTGAGCAGCATCAACCTGAGAAGCTGCAACCCGCACAGCTGCGCCCCCCACAGCTGCAACAACTACGCGCATTACAACAGGGAGGACCTCTTCAAAATGTCGATGAGCGAGCAGGACAACTTCACCCACCCGATGGCCGCAGACATGATGAATACGAACGTCAGTGGGTTGCACAGCGAGTACGAATGCAGTGTGGTGCCGCACAACGTGGAAGCGAGGCAAACAGGGAGCGAGCTGCCCGTGGCCGACGCAGACgcgtataaaaatatgctgtCGAGTGAGAACGTCCGGAGCATCCCCTACACGGATTGCACGAATGagaagggaaacaaaaacgTGGAGGAGCAGTTGCCCTTTGAGGGCGGGGTAGCGCCGGATCAGGCCGGTGCACCGATCAACCAAGTGAGCGCAGCGGGCGAAAACCCCCCATGTGGGGGGTACTACCCCAATGAGGGACACCACCCCAGTGAGGGATACAACCCCCCTTGCGAACCAGGCAGAAGTGCCCCCGGGAGTGCGCCGTTCCACACGTTTAATGGCATGTCCGAGCTGTGCGCCACCAATGGAGGGCAGCTCCCCTGGGATGGACATACAAGTGGTTACTCCAACGGAGCAGGTCATCCGTACAGCCGAAAGGATCACCCTCCCGACATGCCCATGAAGAATAGCACCCCTTTTGCGAATGATTATTGCACGGGGATGCCCCTGGATGTGCCCACAAATAACCTCCAGGCGAGTAGCAACAACGATGGAATTGGCAACCCGCCGTCCACACAGAGGGGCGTTATTGGcaacgaaaaggaaggaagcaCCGCTACGGGCGCCAAGGACGAGAGTGTGCAAGCCCAGGCAGAGGGGAATTGCACAAACAGGGAGGCGTCCAATCAACGGGTGCGCCGAAAAACGGCCGCCAAGTGCTTGGAGCTGATTGAGCAGGACAGGCTCAGCAGGATGATGAGTGAGAAGTAG
- a CDS encoding hypothetical protein, conserved (encoded by transcript PVX_084570A) has translation MIAASGERFDDERRSCFKYFLTLMFLLVLMLILRKQKEEEEEISSRAKMNLRQNEHYRNFAFSYLREISFLKYDSAVYISPNRKIVPMIRYINNYTVYVQGYDNILHNFENVSVGISEEKNNLYIYAVANNRLENGTCASAACGDADDGIINTVLVDTTLFRNMQIGSCLEKDTSMCFFVFVQLSKSKCYSFNNLSHSCHANNTVKNPNVFLASSYCYVVLASSKVERIYEFVKEKLLGKDPFDEKTSTKEVEIVAHFCGNLLNQIATIDAVNARLLFVQRYIRKFDKGGQEESNERRDSDSPSASNGNNPNADDQTNSPVNFNTEQNQKEEYQRYTKSYLHNDSFKNENNSNALKLQISYHFTVINLASENRDIVEYVEYAKNKPEFCLFPPIHIAFDEQSNFYYIVQHENNGFLNFIFISPSTLLVYYTLKIREFYSGWLLNSSRDYDSKGLILFGEYPPYEDELHVWDIRTLQHRKYLVNIIKTY, from the exons ATGATAGCTGCGAGCGGGGAGCGATTCGACGATGAGAGAAGGTCCTGCTTCAAGTATTTCCTAACGCTCATGTTCCTACTTGTGCTGATGCTGATTCTgaggaagcaaaaggaagaggaggaagagataAGCAGCAGAGCCAAAATGAACCTAAGGCAAAATGAACACTACCGAAATTTTGCATTTAGCTATTTAAGAGAAATCAGCTTCTTGAAGTACGACTCTGCTGTGTACATATCGCCAAACAGAAAAATCGTTCCCATGATCAGGTACATTAATAACTATACAGTGTATGTCCAGGGGTACGATAACattttacacaattttgaaaacgTGTCCGTGGGAATaagtgaagagaaaaataaccTCTACATTTACGCGGTAGCAAATAATAGACTGGAAAATGGAACCTGTGCAAGTGCTGCATGTGGAGATGCTGACGATGGAATTATCAACACGGTGCTAGTTGACACGACTCTGTTTCGAAATATGCAAATCGGGAGCTGCCTCGAAAAGGACACCTCTATGTGCTTTTTCGTATTCGTTCAGTTAAGCAAAAGTAAATGCTACagttttaataatttatcccACTCTTGCCATGCGAACAACACGGTGAAGAACCCTAATGTGTTTCTTGCGAGCAGTTACTGCTATGTcgttttggctagctccaaGGTGGAACGTATATACGAATTTgttaaggaaaaattgcTGGGAAAGGACCCATTTGACGAAAAGACCTCCACGAAGGAAGTCGAAATAgttgcccatttttgcggAAATTTACTTAACCAAATCGCCACCATAGACGCGGTTAATGCGAGGTTGCTCTTTGTGCAGCGGTACATACGCAAGTTTGACAAGGGAGGGCAGGAAGAGTCAAATGAACGAAGAGACAGCGATAGCCCCTCCGCGAGTAATGGGAATAATCCCAATGCAGATGATCAGACAAATAGCCctgtaaattttaatactGAGCAAAACCAAAAGGAGGAGTACCAGAGGTACACAAAATCGTACCTCCACAATGacagttttaaaaatgaaaataacagCAACGCCTTGAAGCTCCAAATCAGCTACCATTTTACCGTAATCAATTTAGCTTCAGAAAACAGGGACATAGTCGAATATGTGGAATATGCAAAGAACAAACCCGAGTTTtgtctcttcccccccataCACATAGCCTTCGACGAGCAGTCCAACTTTTACTACATCGTGCAGCACGAAAACAACgggtttttaaattttattttcatttcgccGTCCACGCTGTTGGTTTATTACACCTTGAAAATACGCGAGTTTTACTCCG GATGGTTGCTGAACTCGAGCCGCGATTACGACAGCAAGGGGTTAATTCTTTTTG gGGAATACCCACCATACGAAGATGAGCTCCACGTTTGGGACATTCGAACTTTACAGCACAGGAAATACCTAGTTAACATTATTAAGACCTACTGA
- a CDS encoding mannosyltransferase, putative (encoded by transcript PVX_084575A) produces MAATIPRKEPQPEHRNRSANTDPSHVNRLTKLILLLGIIVRVIIYYYSLWHDSNFDVKFTDVDYYVFSDAAKYVLKNESPYKRYTYRYTPLLAYLMVPNFFVHFSFGKILFSSFDFLIAIVLIRILRIKYPACKNYIFYVSLWILNPMVIIISIRGNADCIPCLFVLLTLLFIYQKRVYLAAVFYGLAVNFKIYPIIYALPLMLYLNKNYLVKDKIFQGEKQRDLCVNPISRTLRATGQLLAGLLKLNRDQLIFSLCSFGTFMLLNGVFYRMYGYAFLHESFIYHLVRRDHRHNFSLFFYLMYLSIEGNSKITPLITFVPQAMLVALFGFKYARVNLELSMFLQTLAFIAMNKVCTSQYFIWCLPFIPVVLHSITLNRLFYSSVLFVISEMTICWVFMYLHFTEQKKDV; encoded by the exons ATGGCAGCCACCATACCACGAAAAGAGCCTCAACCGGAACACAGGAACAGAAGCGCCAACACCGACCCCAGCCATGTGAACAGATTGACAAAATTAATTCTCCTCCTCGGGATTATAGTGCGTGTAATTATTTACTACTACAGCCTGTGGCATGACAGCAATTTCGATGTGAAGTTTACAGATGTGGATTACTACGTCTTCTCAGATGCTGCCAAATATGtattgaaaaatgaatcGCCTTATAAAAGATACACCTATAGGTATACGCCCCTATTGGCTTACTTGATGGTGCccaattttttcgttcatttttcctttggCAAGATCCTATTCTCATCATTCGATTTTCTCATAGCCATTGTCCTAATTAGAATCTTAAGAATTAAATACCCCGCATGCaagaattacattttttatgtttccttGTGGATCCTAAACCCTATGGTGATCATCATATCTATTAGGGGCAATGCCGACTGCATCCCCTGCCTGTTCGTTTTGTtaactctcctttttatatatcaaaaGAGAGTGTACCTCGCAGCTGTTTTTTATGGGCTAGCTGTTAATTTTAAGATATACCCAATTATCTATGCCCTCCCTTTGATGCTTTACCTGAACAAAAACTATTTGGTTAAggataaaattttccaaGGGGAGAAACAACGGGACCTTTGTGTGAATCCGATCAGCCGCACTCTTCGCGCAACCGGCCAACTTTTGGCTGGACTGCTAAAGCTAAACCGGGACCAGCTGATCTTTTCCCTGTGCAGTTTCGGCACCTTTATGCTGCTAAACGGGGTGTTCTATCGAAT GTACGGATACGCGTTTCTGCACGAGTCCTTCATATACCACCTCGTGCGCCGGGACCACAGACAcaacttttcccttttcttttatcttATGTACCTGAGCATTGAGGGGAACTCCAAG ATCACCCCCCTCATAACATTTGTCCCCCAAGCCATGCTCGTGGCGCTCTTCGGCTTTAAGTACGCGCGGGTCAATTTGGAATTGTCCATGTTTCTGCAG ACCCTCGCCTTCATCGCCATGAACAAAGTGTGCACCTCGCAG tACTTCATTTGGTGCCTCCCCTTCATTCCGGTTGTCCTGCACTCCATAACGTTAAACAGG TTGTTCTACTCCTCTGTTTTGTTCGTTATTTCTGAGATGACCATCTGCTGGGTTTTCATGTACCTTCATTTTACGGAACAGAAGAAGGACGTATGA